One part of the Cryptosporangium phraense genome encodes these proteins:
- a CDS encoding 1,2-dihydroxy-3-keto-5-methylthiopentene dioxygenase has protein sequence MTLLTVWVDDAPGEPTLRTEEPAEIAAVLKEHGVRYEQWPLRDLPDDSTNEEILAAYQDRIDAVSKQEGYVMVDVVQMRPSDDPSWPSQVQAARAKFLNEHTHDDDEDRFFASGSGVFYLHVGGKVHAVFCEDGDLLSVPGGTTHWFDMGTNPQYKSVRFFHDDDGWVGNFTGSTISQNFPTYDELAATR, from the coding sequence ATGACATTACTGACTGTTTGGGTCGACGATGCCCCGGGCGAGCCGACGCTGCGGACCGAGGAGCCGGCCGAGATCGCGGCCGTGCTGAAGGAACACGGCGTCCGGTACGAGCAGTGGCCGCTCCGGGATCTTCCGGATGATTCGACCAACGAGGAGATCCTGGCCGCATATCAGGACCGGATCGATGCCGTCTCGAAGCAGGAGGGCTACGTGATGGTCGACGTGGTCCAGATGCGGCCCAGCGACGACCCCTCGTGGCCGTCGCAGGTGCAGGCGGCCCGGGCGAAGTTCCTCAACGAGCACACCCACGACGACGACGAGGACCGCTTCTTCGCGTCCGGCTCGGGCGTGTTCTACCTGCACGTCGGCGGCAAGGTGCACGCGGTGTTCTGCGAGGACGGCGATTTGCTGTCCGTGCCGGGCGGCACGACGCACTGGTTCGACATGGGGACGAACCCGCAGTACAAGTCCGTGCGCTTCTTCCACGACGACGACGGCTGGGTAGGCAACTTCACCGGCTCGACGATCTCGCAGAACTTCCCGACGTACGACGAACTCGCCGCCACCCGCTGA
- a CDS encoding AfsR/SARP family transcriptional regulator — translation MPQFRLLGPLEMTVDGRPMDLGPVKRRTVLAALLVDVGRPVPVEALIDRVWGDDPPAKAREVLYAHIARIRRLLADSAVVERRSGGYALLVDRDVIDLHRFRSLVADARSDDCPDARRAALLGEALDLWQSTPLADVPGIWATAVREGLEQQRRSAVALWARTESALGHASAVVDRLQELVAAEPLAEPLLVELVRALHLAGRTAEALDTYARARARLIEELGVDPGPELRAAHEAVLRGVPEPEPLRRPVPAQLPADVPAFTGRASALAELSASLVDGSGAVVVSAVSGTAGVGKTALAIRWAHEVRDRFPDGQLYLDLRGYGTEPPVTPSAALAGFLTALGVSARDLPLDVDERAARYRTELSGRRLLVVLDNASSVEQVRPLLPGSPTCATLVTSRDTLAGLVAVHGAHRLILDLLDPAEAVSLLRSLIGPRVDAEPEAARALAEQCGRLPLALRVAAELAGGRPDSTLADLVAELEDHRARLDLLDAGGDPRADVRAVFSWSYQRLPGPAARMFRRLGLHPGPEFDAHAAAALASESLADARQALTVLSRAHLIRGAASLHDLLRAYALAQSDAEDPPAARDAARARLFAYYLAAAGAAMDVLYPAERHRRPPVEPISSPLPTFPTPEDARAWLDRHRPAFLAVCEYTASRGPGSVASALASTLYVYLDNGGHSADALTVHTLALTAAERTGDRAGVAAALSHLGVVYWQIGRYPEGMEHLTRALAVFRELGDRTGEARAVGNLGVISQQIGRYDDAERYHRAALALFGELGDRVGEANTQTNLGDILMRVGRNEQAIGMLREALERFRELGHQGGEATALTNLGEVHLSLDRPAEAAEYLREAVRLFATIGERYGQTCALNGLGEAEVGRGCASTGAVMFTEALALATTIGERAEQARACVGLARAEPESARGRLREALALYVELGSAEAETVRKELESFSAR, via the coding sequence ATGCCGCAGTTCCGGCTGCTCGGCCCGTTGGAGATGACCGTCGACGGTCGTCCGATGGACCTCGGGCCGGTGAAGCGTCGGACGGTGCTCGCCGCGCTGCTGGTCGACGTCGGTCGACCGGTGCCGGTGGAGGCGCTGATCGACCGGGTCTGGGGTGACGACCCGCCGGCCAAGGCCCGCGAGGTCCTCTACGCCCACATCGCCCGGATCCGACGGCTGCTGGCCGACTCCGCGGTGGTCGAGCGCCGTTCCGGCGGCTACGCGTTGCTGGTCGACCGCGACGTGATCGACCTGCACCGGTTCCGGTCCCTGGTGGCCGACGCCCGGTCCGACGACTGCCCGGACGCCCGCCGGGCGGCCCTGCTCGGCGAGGCGCTCGATCTCTGGCAGTCGACGCCGCTGGCCGACGTCCCCGGGATCTGGGCCACGGCCGTCCGCGAGGGGCTCGAGCAGCAGCGGCGCAGTGCGGTCGCGCTCTGGGCCCGCACCGAGAGCGCGCTCGGGCACGCGAGCGCGGTCGTCGACCGGCTCCAGGAGCTCGTGGCGGCCGAGCCGCTGGCCGAGCCGCTGTTGGTCGAGCTCGTCCGGGCGTTGCACCTGGCCGGCCGCACGGCCGAGGCGCTCGACACGTACGCGCGGGCGCGGGCCCGGCTGATCGAGGAGCTGGGGGTCGACCCGGGCCCGGAGCTGCGGGCGGCGCACGAGGCCGTGCTCCGGGGCGTCCCGGAGCCGGAACCCCTCCGGAGACCCGTGCCCGCTCAGCTGCCGGCCGACGTTCCGGCCTTCACCGGCCGCGCCTCCGCGCTCGCCGAACTCTCCGCGAGCCTCGTCGACGGCTCGGGCGCCGTCGTGGTGTCCGCGGTGTCGGGCACCGCGGGCGTCGGGAAGACCGCGCTCGCGATCCGCTGGGCGCACGAGGTCCGCGACCGCTTCCCCGACGGTCAGCTCTACCTCGACCTCCGTGGCTACGGCACCGAGCCTCCGGTGACCCCGTCGGCCGCCCTCGCGGGCTTCCTCACCGCGCTCGGCGTCTCCGCCCGAGACCTTCCTCTGGACGTCGACGAGCGCGCCGCCCGCTACCGCACCGAACTGTCCGGGCGGCGGCTGCTCGTGGTGCTCGACAATGCGTCGTCGGTGGAGCAGGTCCGGCCGCTGTTACCGGGCTCGCCGACCTGCGCCACGCTCGTCACCAGCCGGGACACGCTGGCCGGGCTGGTCGCCGTGCACGGCGCGCACCGGCTGATCCTCGACCTGCTGGATCCGGCCGAGGCCGTCTCGCTGCTGCGCTCGCTGATCGGCCCGCGGGTCGACGCCGAACCGGAGGCCGCGCGTGCCCTGGCCGAACAGTGCGGACGCCTCCCGCTCGCGCTGCGCGTCGCCGCCGAACTCGCCGGTGGACGTCCGGACAGCACGCTCGCCGACCTGGTCGCGGAACTGGAGGACCACCGGGCCCGCCTGGACCTGCTCGACGCGGGCGGTGACCCGCGGGCCGACGTCCGCGCGGTGTTCAGCTGGTCCTACCAGCGCCTGCCGGGGCCGGCCGCGCGGATGTTCCGGCGCCTGGGACTGCACCCCGGTCCGGAGTTCGACGCCCACGCGGCCGCCGCGCTCGCGTCCGAGAGCCTGGCCGACGCCCGGCAGGCGCTGACCGTCCTGAGCCGGGCGCACCTGATCCGCGGGGCCGCGAGCCTGCACGACCTGCTGCGGGCCTACGCGCTGGCCCAGTCGGACGCCGAGGACCCGCCGGCCGCCCGCGACGCCGCCCGGGCCCGGCTCTTCGCGTACTACCTGGCCGCGGCCGGCGCCGCGATGGACGTCCTGTACCCGGCCGAGCGACACCGGCGCCCCCCGGTGGAGCCGATCAGCTCCCCGCTGCCGACGTTCCCCACCCCGGAGGACGCGCGGGCCTGGCTCGACCGGCACCGTCCGGCCTTTCTCGCGGTGTGCGAGTACACGGCGTCGCGCGGGCCGGGCTCAGTGGCGTCGGCATTGGCGTCGACGCTCTACGTGTACCTGGACAACGGGGGGCACTCGGCGGACGCGCTGACCGTCCACACGCTCGCGTTGACGGCCGCGGAGCGGACCGGAGACCGGGCCGGGGTCGCGGCCGCGCTCTCCCACCTCGGGGTCGTGTACTGGCAGATCGGGAGGTATCCGGAGGGGATGGAGCACCTGACCCGGGCGCTCGCGGTCTTCCGGGAGCTGGGGGACCGCACCGGGGAGGCGAGGGCCGTGGGGAACCTCGGCGTGATCAGCCAGCAGATCGGCCGCTACGACGACGCCGAGCGTTACCACCGAGCCGCGCTGGCGCTGTTCGGCGAGCTCGGCGATCGGGTCGGGGAGGCCAACACGCAGACCAACCTCGGCGACATCCTCATGCGGGTGGGCCGGAACGAGCAGGCGATCGGCATGCTCCGGGAGGCGCTGGAGCGCTTCCGCGAGCTGGGTCACCAAGGCGGTGAGGCGACCGCGCTGACGAACCTGGGCGAGGTTCACCTGAGCCTGGATCGGCCGGCCGAGGCCGCGGAGTACCTCCGCGAGGCGGTCAGGCTGTTCGCCACGATCGGCGAGCGGTACGGCCAGACGTGCGCGCTCAACGGGTTGGGGGAGGCGGAAGTGGGCCGAGGGTGCGCCAGCACGGGCGCGGTGATGTTCACCGAGGCGCTGGCGCTGGCGACGACGATCGGGGAGCGGGCGGAGCAGGCTCGGGCGTGCGTGGGGCTGGCGCGTGCGGAGCCGGAGTCTGCCCGGGGGCGGTTGCGGGAGGCTTTGGCTTTGTACGTGGAGCTGGGGTCGGCGGAGGCCGAGACGGTCCGCAAGGAACTGGAGTCCTTTTCGGCCAGGTGA
- a CDS encoding NUDIX hydrolase, whose translation MRAFRRFAVVPAAYVVLRRDDGRILLQRRQNTGYLDGHWAVGAAGHVEAGESVLDAARREAQEELGIAVDDLRPITVMHRTVGTARIDQRVDFFFECRRWTGEPERREPDRAAELRWVSPDELPTPVVPHERWVLENWRDGDIPAVTTFGFSTVRRA comes from the coding sequence GTGAGGGCGTTCCGGCGGTTCGCGGTCGTTCCGGCGGCCTACGTGGTGCTGCGCCGGGACGACGGGCGGATCCTGCTGCAGCGCCGGCAGAACACCGGCTATCTCGACGGGCACTGGGCCGTCGGCGCGGCCGGACACGTCGAAGCTGGTGAGTCGGTCCTGGACGCGGCCCGTCGCGAGGCCCAGGAGGAGCTCGGCATCGCGGTCGACGACCTGCGCCCGATCACGGTCATGCACCGGACCGTGGGCACCGCCCGCATCGACCAGCGCGTCGACTTCTTCTTCGAGTGCCGCCGCTGGACCGGCGAGCCCGAGCGGCGCGAACCCGACCGCGCGGCCGAGCTGCGCTGGGTCTCGCCCGACGAACTGCCGACGCCGGTCGTGCCCCACGAGCGGTGGGTGCTGGAGAACTGGCGGGACGGCGATATTCCGGCCGTCACGACGTTCGGATTCAGTACGGTGAGGCGTGCCTGA
- a CDS encoding acyl-CoA dehydrogenase family protein, whose amino-acid sequence MRDTSTDAPHSAAHDRWVAVAEDVATQLATDVVARDRAGAAPHKEVELIRSSGLLPLLVPSAVGGPGGSWLTAFEVVARVARIDTSIGHVLGYHYLHSWRTNLGRRTEVIERLAAGTAANNWLWGGAGNPRDAGLELTRTDGGYLVRGKKFFATGAEVSDRVIASGTDVETGQKYGFALPTRTDGVVHGEDWDSLGQRASASGSIAFEDAFLSEDDILGPGEQTDPDAPAYPSLSALGFQVLLGLLAVATAEGALRFGAEYTRTKSRAWATSGVSEAADDPLVRVRYGELESQVRAARALTDRAAAAWVAAASRGWELTHAERGEVSVELSAVKVVTTQAALAATNGVFELTGARATKTGTGLDRFWRDVRTLTLHDPVSHKAIEVGDHLLRGSFPTPSGYS is encoded by the coding sequence ATGCGCGATACCTCGACCGACGCCCCCCACTCCGCTGCCCACGACCGCTGGGTGGCGGTCGCCGAGGACGTCGCCACCCAGCTCGCGACCGACGTGGTCGCCCGGGACCGGGCCGGGGCGGCGCCGCACAAGGAGGTCGAGCTCATCCGGAGCTCGGGGCTGCTGCCGCTGCTGGTCCCGTCCGCTGTCGGCGGGCCCGGCGGGAGCTGGCTGACCGCGTTCGAGGTCGTCGCCCGGGTCGCCCGGATCGACACGTCGATCGGCCACGTGCTCGGGTACCACTACCTGCACAGCTGGCGGACGAACCTGGGCCGGCGCACCGAGGTGATCGAGCGGCTCGCGGCCGGCACCGCGGCGAACAACTGGCTCTGGGGTGGCGCGGGCAACCCGCGGGACGCCGGCCTCGAGCTGACCCGCACCGACGGCGGTTACCTGGTCCGCGGCAAGAAGTTCTTCGCGACCGGCGCCGAGGTGTCGGACCGGGTGATCGCGTCCGGCACCGACGTCGAGACCGGGCAGAAGTACGGGTTCGCGCTGCCGACCCGCACCGACGGCGTCGTGCACGGCGAGGACTGGGACTCGCTCGGCCAGCGGGCGTCGGCGTCCGGGTCGATCGCGTTCGAGGACGCGTTCCTGTCCGAGGACGACATCCTCGGGCCGGGCGAGCAGACCGACCCGGACGCTCCGGCCTACCCGAGCCTCTCGGCCCTCGGGTTCCAGGTGCTGCTGGGGTTGCTGGCGGTGGCGACCGCCGAGGGCGCGCTGCGGTTCGGCGCCGAGTACACCCGGACGAAGTCGCGGGCCTGGGCGACATCAGGGGTCTCCGAGGCGGCCGACGACCCGCTGGTGCGAGTTCGCTACGGGGAGCTGGAGTCGCAGGTGCGCGCCGCTCGGGCGCTCACCGACCGCGCGGCGGCGGCCTGGGTGGCGGCGGCTTCCCGTGGGTGGGAGCTCACCCATGCCGAGCGGGGAGAGGTATCGGTCGAGCTGTCGGCGGTGAAGGTCGTCACCACGCAGGCCGCGCTGGCTGCGACGAACGGGGTCTTCGAGCTGACCGGCGCCCGGGCGACCAAGACCGGCACCGGCCTCGACCGCTTCTGGCGAGACGTCCGCACGCTCACCCTCCACGACCCGGTGTCCCACAAGGCAATCGAGGTAGGCGACCACCTGCTCCGCGGATCGTTCCCCACCCCAAGCGGCTACAGCTAG
- a CDS encoding ABC transporter substrate-binding protein, whose product MKKAPFAVVCVAALALAACSSSKPDEDKSAASDNASAASSQAAVDKASKNYDLQFVQGVQGDEFYITMQCGIEEEARKLGVTVHTQGPTKFDPTLQKPIVDSVVSAKPDALLVAPTDVKAMQGPLNQAKAAGVKVVLVDTTVDDPSVAVSAIASDNLGGGKAAFEAIQKLAPQGGKVLAMGVTPGISTTDLRAKGFEDAVKADSKFKYVGIQYSNNDPATASQLISAALQKDPDIVGVFALNLFSAEGTATGIKQSGKSGKIQVVGFDAGPNQVAALRAGTVQALIAQQPAEIGKFGVDAAVASLDGGQVTAKVQTGFTILTKDNIDGDGAKAIYKSKC is encoded by the coding sequence ATGAAAAAAGCCCCCTTCGCCGTAGTCTGCGTCGCTGCCCTCGCCCTGGCGGCCTGCTCCTCGTCGAAGCCCGACGAGGACAAGAGCGCGGCCTCCGACAACGCTTCGGCGGCGTCGTCCCAGGCCGCGGTGGACAAGGCCAGCAAGAACTACGACCTCCAGTTCGTCCAGGGCGTCCAAGGCGACGAGTTCTACATCACGATGCAGTGCGGCATCGAGGAGGAGGCGCGCAAGCTCGGCGTCACCGTGCACACCCAGGGACCGACGAAGTTCGACCCGACGCTGCAGAAGCCGATCGTCGACTCGGTCGTGTCGGCGAAGCCGGACGCGCTGCTGGTCGCCCCGACCGACGTGAAAGCGATGCAGGGGCCGTTGAACCAGGCCAAGGCGGCCGGGGTCAAGGTCGTGCTCGTGGATACGACCGTCGACGACCCGTCGGTCGCGGTGTCCGCGATCGCGTCGGACAACCTCGGCGGCGGCAAAGCCGCCTTCGAGGCGATCCAGAAACTGGCTCCGCAGGGTGGCAAGGTGCTGGCCATGGGCGTCACGCCCGGTATTTCGACGACCGACCTGCGGGCCAAGGGGTTCGAGGACGCGGTCAAGGCCGATTCGAAGTTCAAGTACGTCGGCATCCAGTACTCGAACAACGACCCGGCGACGGCGTCGCAGCTGATCAGCGCCGCGCTGCAGAAGGACCCGGACATCGTCGGGGTGTTCGCGCTGAACCTGTTCTCGGCCGAGGGTACGGCGACCGGGATCAAGCAGTCGGGTAAGTCGGGCAAGATCCAGGTCGTCGGGTTCGACGCCGGGCCGAACCAGGTCGCGGCGCTGCGCGCCGGCACCGTGCAGGCGTTGATCGCCCAGCAGCCGGCCGAGATCGGCAAGTTCGGCGTCGACGCGGCGGTCGCTTCGCTGGATGGTGGCCAGGTGACGGCGAAGGTGCAGACCGGGTTCACGATCCTGACGAAGGACAACATCGACGGGGACGGCGCGAAGGCGATCTACAAGTCCAAGTGCTGA
- a CDS encoding SDR family oxidoreductase has translation MSDLIGITGVSGQVGGRVAARLSAAGAPVRLLARAGSRVPDFTSLGAGYADSAAVRNALDGVSSLFLVSGRESADRLDEHRSVVDAAAEAGVQRIVYLSFLGAAPECTFTFGRDHWHTEQHIQGTGLAFTFLRDSFYASMLPALVGPDGVLRGPGGDGRVSAVDPDDVAEVAATVLLDPSAHDGQSYGLTGPSAISLAEAAAELDRRVERPVVYQPETLEEAYASRAVYDAPEFEVAGWVTSYQAIAEGELSAVTDAVPQITGHPARTFAQFLDANPESYAHLR, from the coding sequence ATGAGTGATCTGATCGGCATTACTGGCGTTTCCGGACAGGTCGGCGGTCGGGTGGCCGCCCGTCTCTCCGCGGCCGGTGCGCCGGTCCGGCTGCTCGCCCGCGCCGGGTCGCGGGTCCCGGACTTCACCTCGCTCGGCGCCGGCTACGCCGACTCCGCCGCCGTGCGGAACGCTCTCGACGGCGTCTCCTCGCTCTTCCTCGTCAGCGGACGTGAGTCGGCGGACCGTCTCGACGAACACCGGAGCGTGGTGGACGCCGCAGCCGAAGCCGGCGTGCAGCGGATCGTCTACCTCTCGTTCCTGGGTGCGGCCCCGGAGTGCACGTTCACGTTCGGCCGCGACCATTGGCACACGGAGCAGCACATCCAGGGCACCGGGCTCGCGTTCACGTTCCTGCGCGACTCGTTCTACGCGTCGATGCTGCCCGCGCTGGTCGGGCCGGACGGGGTGCTGCGCGGCCCCGGCGGCGACGGCCGGGTGAGCGCGGTCGACCCCGACGACGTGGCCGAGGTCGCCGCCACCGTGCTGCTCGACCCGTCAGCCCACGACGGGCAGTCCTACGGGCTCACCGGACCTTCGGCGATCTCGCTGGCCGAGGCGGCCGCCGAGCTCGATCGGCGGGTGGAACGGCCGGTCGTCTACCAGCCGGAGACGCTCGAGGAGGCTTACGCCTCGCGGGCGGTGTACGACGCGCCGGAGTTCGAGGTGGCCGGGTGGGTCACCTCGTACCAGGCCATCGCCGAGGGCGAGTTGAGCGCGGTCACCGACGCTGTGCCGCAGATCACCGGGCACCCGGCCCGCACGTTCGCGCAGTTCCTGGACGCGAACCCGGAAAGCTACGCCCACCTGCGCTGA
- a CDS encoding SAM-dependent methyltransferase, which yields MPDASSPTRLHSLEFHGPLSAARANRLVVRLAAAKPATVLDIGCGWGELLLRLVDAVPGAHGVGVDLNREDLARGRSTAAWRGLADRVQFVEESGIGTRRGPADVVLCVGSGHALTDAAPPDHLIGALRELRRLVNPGGRVLYAEGFWERPPTVLELSRMWPDAAAHDHCDLARLTDLAVEAGFRPLWVETAGPDEWEQFESGFQADVEEWLAANPQHPRAAELRHNADSHRASWLRGYRGILNMAYLTLIPVS from the coding sequence GTGCCTGACGCATCGTCACCGACCAGGTTGCACAGCCTGGAGTTCCACGGCCCGCTGTCGGCCGCTCGTGCCAACCGTCTGGTGGTACGGCTCGCCGCGGCCAAGCCCGCGACCGTCCTCGACATCGGCTGCGGCTGGGGTGAGCTGCTGCTCCGGCTCGTGGACGCCGTCCCGGGCGCGCACGGCGTCGGCGTCGATCTGAACCGGGAAGACCTGGCCCGGGGGCGGAGCACCGCGGCCTGGCGCGGGCTGGCCGACCGGGTGCAGTTCGTCGAGGAGTCGGGCATCGGCACCCGGCGCGGGCCGGCCGACGTCGTCCTGTGCGTCGGGTCGGGGCACGCGCTGACCGACGCGGCCCCGCCCGACCACCTGATCGGCGCGCTCCGCGAGCTGCGCCGGCTGGTCAACCCGGGCGGCCGCGTGCTGTACGCCGAGGGCTTCTGGGAGCGCCCGCCGACCGTCCTCGAACTCTCCCGGATGTGGCCCGACGCCGCCGCCCACGACCACTGCGACCTCGCGCGGCTGACCGATCTCGCGGTGGAGGCCGGATTCCGTCCGCTCTGGGTCGAGACCGCCGGGCCGGACGAGTGGGAGCAGTTCGAGTCCGGCTTCCAGGCCGACGTCGAGGAGTGGTTGGCCGCGAATCCCCAGCACCCGCGGGCGGCGGAACTCCGGCACAACGCCGACAGCCACCGGGCGAGCTGGCTGCGCGGCTACCGGGGCATCCTCAACATGGCCTACCTGACTTTGATACCTGTTTCCTAA
- a CDS encoding substrate-binding domain-containing protein, which produces MPITNHIRRSRRTMLFATSAVAALLAVASCSQSDSTESDASSSPSTGPTASAPRPKPFDASPVTVALVRQSGAGDYFEAWGQGAQKQATAANIKLTITDARNDNAKQASDLQQAIDAKPAAIIVDHGQTDTIAPLVKKAVAAGIPTIVYDVALPADVTGYIATSQSDESLAEQVLGQMIKDIGQGQKVGLVSATGFAPLDRRGAVWKKVVADNKLQQVFFTGKVTESTATDNIPLVDAALKQHPDVKAIFAPYDEITKGVVQAVKQNNLQDKVKVYGIDISNADLQVMTESGSPWVATAATDPGQIGAAVVRTIALKLAGQFNEASVQFPGVLITQKVLQDQKITTVGDVVKAEPKLKLDTTSVADWLPNAA; this is translated from the coding sequence GTGCCAATCACGAACCACATCCGACGCTCCCGTCGGACCATGCTGTTCGCGACCAGCGCTGTTGCTGCGCTGCTCGCCGTCGCTTCCTGCTCGCAGAGCGACTCGACGGAGAGTGACGCATCGTCCTCGCCGTCCACCGGGCCGACCGCCAGTGCGCCCCGCCCGAAGCCGTTCGACGCTTCCCCTGTCACGGTAGCTCTCGTTCGGCAGAGCGGGGCCGGGGACTACTTCGAGGCCTGGGGTCAAGGCGCGCAGAAGCAGGCGACCGCGGCGAACATCAAGCTGACGATCACCGACGCGCGGAACGACAACGCCAAGCAGGCCTCCGACCTGCAGCAGGCGATCGACGCCAAGCCCGCGGCGATCATCGTCGACCACGGTCAGACCGACACGATCGCCCCGCTGGTGAAGAAGGCCGTCGCGGCCGGCATCCCGACGATCGTGTACGACGTCGCGCTGCCCGCCGACGTCACCGGGTACATCGCCACCAGCCAGTCCGACGAGAGCCTGGCCGAGCAGGTCCTCGGCCAGATGATCAAGGACATCGGCCAGGGTCAGAAGGTCGGCCTGGTCTCGGCCACCGGCTTCGCCCCGCTCGACCGGCGCGGCGCGGTCTGGAAGAAAGTCGTCGCCGACAACAAACTCCAGCAGGTGTTCTTCACCGGCAAGGTCACCGAGTCGACCGCGACCGACAACATCCCGCTGGTGGACGCGGCGCTCAAGCAGCACCCGGACGTCAAGGCGATCTTCGCGCCGTACGACGAGATCACCAAGGGCGTCGTCCAGGCCGTCAAGCAGAACAACCTGCAAGACAAGGTCAAGGTCTACGGCATCGACATCTCGAACGCCGACCTCCAGGTCATGACCGAGAGCGGCAGCCCGTGGGTCGCCACCGCGGCCACCGACCCGGGTCAGATCGGCGCGGCGGTCGTCCGCACGATCGCGCTGAAGCTGGCCGGTCAGTTCAACGAGGCCTCGGTGCAGTTCCCCGGCGTGCTGATCACGCAGAAGGTGCTCCAGGACCAGAAGATCACGACCGTCGGTGACGTGGTCAAGGCCGAGCCCAAGCTGAAGCTCGACACGACCTCGGTGGCAGACTGGCTCCCGAACGCCGCCTAA
- a CDS encoding pyridoxamine 5'-phosphate oxidase family protein produces the protein MEDARTLLEDYVRSGKVIQLATLDATGAPVVCNLWFASEFGPDRIWFMSRPNREHCVNLRSDPRVAGAILAIELEGIEQDVRGVTFSGQARELPTTGIDEQIAGYTSRWPDAIDPVAMAADPDGHHLYEITVSRWVLFDEQYYPDQPRQPVPAQRS, from the coding sequence GTGGAGGACGCGCGCACCCTACTGGAGGACTACGTCCGGTCCGGCAAGGTGATCCAGTTGGCGACGCTGGACGCGACCGGGGCGCCGGTGGTGTGCAACCTCTGGTTCGCGAGCGAGTTCGGGCCGGACCGGATCTGGTTCATGTCCCGGCCCAACCGCGAGCACTGCGTGAACCTCCGGTCAGACCCTCGAGTGGCCGGCGCGATCCTCGCGATCGAGCTCGAAGGCATCGAGCAGGACGTCCGCGGGGTGACGTTCAGCGGGCAGGCGCGCGAGCTGCCGACCACCGGCATCGACGAGCAGATCGCGGGCTACACGAGCCGCTGGCCGGACGCGATCGACCCGGTGGCGATGGCCGCCGACCCCGACGGCCACCACCTGTACGAGATCACGGTCTCGCGCTGGGTGCTCTTCGACGAGCAGTACTACCCGGATCAGCCGCGCCAGCCCGTGCCCGCCCAGCGCTCTTAG
- a CDS encoding NADPH-dependent F420 reductase — protein sequence MTTVGFIGSGHIGGTVARLAVAAGYDVVLSNSRGPETLKDLVDEIGPKARAATAAEAAEAGDLVVVSVPLKAYQAAPVEPLAGKTVIDTNNYYPQRDGQVAALDDGSTTSSELLQQHLPTSHVVKLFNNIFWGALRDLPRPSGAPDRSALAIAGDDADAKAQVTAFLDAIGYDTVDAGPLAEGWRYQPDTPAYGAAYANGSLDNPVPGDAETVRKLLAEATR from the coding sequence ATGACGACTGTGGGATTCATCGGCAGCGGACACATCGGCGGCACCGTCGCCCGGCTCGCGGTAGCGGCCGGCTACGACGTGGTGCTCAGCAACTCGCGCGGGCCGGAAACACTGAAAGACCTGGTCGACGAAATCGGCCCGAAGGCGCGCGCGGCGACCGCGGCCGAGGCGGCCGAGGCCGGCGACCTCGTCGTCGTCTCGGTGCCGCTCAAGGCCTACCAGGCCGCGCCGGTCGAGCCGCTGGCCGGCAAGACCGTCATCGACACGAACAACTACTACCCGCAGCGCGACGGCCAGGTCGCCGCGCTCGACGACGGCTCCACGACGAGCAGCGAGTTGCTCCAGCAGCACCTGCCGACGTCGCACGTCGTGAAGCTGTTCAACAACATCTTCTGGGGCGCGCTCCGCGACCTCCCGCGGCCGTCCGGCGCGCCGGACCGCTCCGCTCTGGCGATCGCCGGCGACGACGCCGACGCGAAGGCGCAGGTCACCGCATTCCTGGACGCGATCGGCTACGACACCGTGGACGCCGGGCCGCTGGCCGAGGGGTGGCGCTACCAGCCCGACACGCCCGCGTACGGCGCGGCCTACGCGAACGGCTCGCTGGACAACCCCGTCCCGGGCGACGCCGAGACCGTGCGCAAGCTGCTGGCCGAGGCGACCCGCTAA